Within the Polaribacter pectinis genome, the region GCTTCAGCAGTTTGACCAGATAAAGTTCTTCCTGATGCATCTGTAATTGTTCCACTTAACATCACAGGAATATCTATGTTTCTTTCTTCTTTTACCTGCTCAATCGCAAATAATGCTGCTTTTGCGTTTAAAGTATCGAAAACGGTTTCTACTAATAATAAATCTGCACCACCATCGATTAATGCTTCTGTTTGTTGTTTGTATGCGATTCTTAATTCATCGAAAGTTACAGCTCTATATCCAGGATCATTCACATCTGGAGACATACTTGCTGTTCTGTTTGTTGGACCAATTGAACCTGCTACAAAACGAGGTTTGTGAGGTTCTTTTGCTGTAAATTCATCTGCAACTTCTTTGGCTATTTTTGCAGATTGATAGTTTAATTCATATACCAAATCTTCCATTTGATAATCTGCCATTGCAATTGTAGTTCCAGAAAAAGTGTTGGTTTCTATAATATCTGCACCTGCTTCAAAATATTTTCCATGAATGGTTTTTATTGCTTCTGGTTGCGTAATAGATAACAAATCGTTATTTCCTTGCAATGGTGTTGGGTAGTCTTTAAAGCGTTCTCCTCTAAAATCTTCTTCAGTGAATTTATAAGCCTGCAACATGGTACCCATGGCGCCGTCTAAAACTAAAATTCGTTCTTGTAATGCTTTGTAAATATTTGACATTTTTTGATATTTTTATCAATATATGTCATCAGGAAAGGTGTTTTTTTCGCTGTTATCTTTCAAGCCAAAGCTTGTAGAATGTAGCACCTTTCTCATAAGTGAGAGGTTGCCAAGGCTTCAACGGGTCTAATCCCTCTGCCTTTCGTGATAACGTAAATCAATAAGTTTATGAACTATACTGCAAATAAACGGATTATTTTTTTATTTGCAGTATTTATACATTTAAAAATCTATTCTTTTTCAAAAAGAGTGGAAGACAAATAACGATCTCCTCTATCGCAAATAATTGCCACAACTACACCTTTATCTAATTTTTCGGCAACTTTTATTGCTGTTGCAACAGAACCTCCACTACTCATTCCTGCAAAAATCCCTTCTTCTGCAGCCAATCTTTGAGTCATTTCTTTAGACTCTTCTTCACTAACTTCTATTACTTCGTCAACTTTATTTCTATTGAAAATTGCTGGTAGATATTCTTCTGGCCATTTTCTAATTCCTGGAATTTTAGCTCCGTCTTTAGGTTGTGCACCAATAATTGTAATATTTTTATTTTGCTCTTTTAAATAATCTGAAACACCCATAATTGTTCCAGTAGTTCCCATTGCAGAAACAAAATGCGTTACTTCTCCTTCAGTATCTCTCCAAATTTCTGGTCCTGTAGTTTTGTAATGTGCTTTAGAATTATCTGTATTATCAAACTGATTCAACCTAAAATACCCTTTTTTGTATTTTAATTTTAAGGCATAATCTATAGAACCTTCCATACCAGATTCTTGTGGAGTTAAATGTACTTTTGCTCCATAAGCACGCATGGTTTTTACTCTTTCTATGGTAGAATTTTCTGGCATTACTAACACCATATTCACTCCTAAAACTTTAGCCATTAAAGCCAGTGCAATTCCTGTGTTTCCACTTGTTGCTTCTACTAAAGTATCTCCTTTTTTAATATTTTTTCTTCTTAAAGCTTCAGAAATCATATTATAAGCAGCTCTATCTTTTACGCTTCCTCCAGGATTATTACCTTCTAATTTCAGCAATAATGTAACTCCTTCTTTTTTAAAAATCTGTTGCGCTTCCACCAAAGGTGTGTTTCCAACAAAATCTATAATACTTTTAGTCTTCATCTTAATTTCTTTGAAAAATTTTATTTTCTGCTTGCACAGTTACTACCGAATTTTCAAGAACAGTTTCTGTAATACACACATTTGCTCCAATTATTGAATTCTCTCCAATAACAACATCTCCTCCTAAAATAGTAGCATTTGCGTAAATAATTACATTGTTTTCTATAGTTGGATGACGTTTTGTAGACGCCATACTTTTCTTTACTTGGATTCCACCTAAAGTAACTCCTTGAAAAATAGTTACATTATTTTTGATGATGGTGGTTTCTCCAATTACAATTCCTGTTGCGTGATCTATAAAAAACGAATCTCCAATTTCTGCTCCAGGATGAATATCTGTTCCTGTTGCTCCGTGTGCAAATTCGCTCATCATTCTTGGTAAAACAGGAATTTCTTGTTTTAACAATTGATTGCTTAATCTATAAACCGCAATTGCATAAAAACCTGGATAAGCCAAATAAACTTCTCTTAAACTTTTTGCAGCAGGATCGCTATTTAAAGCAAACAAAGCATCTAAATCTAATTTTCTTCTTAATTCTGGAAATGAATTTTCAAAAGCCGACCAAGAACAATCTTCATTATTAATAGACAATCTTTCTAAAATCTTGAAGAATTTATTTTTAGTTTCTGCACCTTTTTCCTCTTGATAATTTTTATCAAACAGACAATTTATAAGTTCTTTTGTAAAAACTTCTACAGCATCTCTTAAACACATACTGTAATTTTTTACGGGAACTTTTTGTGCTACTTCTTTCATTTTTAATTATGATTCTGGCGCTAATTCTACTTCTAAACCATTAATTTCTGGCGTAATTTGAATCTGACAACCCAATCTACTATTATCCTCTACATTAAAAGCTTCTGCTAACATTGCATCTTCATCATCAGACATTTCTGGTAATTCGTGATCTGATTTTACATAACATTGACACGAAGCACACATTGCCATTCCTCCACAAATACCAATAGTTCCTTCTTCTGCCAATTCGTACGAACGAACAACTTCCATTAGATTCATTGCCATATCTGTTGGCGCAATCACATCGTGAGTTACTCCATTTCTGTCTGTTATTTTAAGATTTACATCTTGCATTTTGATACTACTTTTTAGTTCTGTCTGCAAAGTTACGCAAACCTATCAATAATTTGTTACTGAATTGCTTTTACTACAGCTTTTGGTGCTTCTTTTCTTGTTCCATCAAAACCATCTACACCACCAACTGTTGTATATTTCATTACATATTTCTTATCTGGAAAGATTCTTTTGTATGCACTCTGACACATTAAAGTTGCTTCATGAAATCCGCATAAAATCAATTTTAATTTTCCTGGATAGGTGTTTACATCTCCAATTGCGTAAATTCCTGGTATGTTTGTTTGATAGTCTAAAGCGTTGTTTACTTTAATAGCATTCTTCTCGATTTCTAATCCCCAATCTCCTATTGGGCCTAACTTTGGTGACAATCCGAAAAGTGGAATAAAATGATCTGTATCTATAATAAAAGCATCTTCACCTTTTTTCTCTACAGCAACTCCTGTTACTTTATCTGTTCCTAAAATTCCTTTTACTTCTGCAGGTGTTATAATATTTATCTTTCCTAAATTCTTTAATTCTTGTGCTTTTTCAACAGAATCTAAAGCGCCTCTAAATTCATTTCTTCTGTGAATTAAAGTTACTTCTGATGCAATATTAGATAAGAAAATTGCCCAATCTAAAGCAGAATCTCCACCACCAGAAATAACTACTTTTTTATCTCTGTAAAATTCTGGTTCTTTAATAATGTATTCTACTCCTTTATCTTCGAAATCTGCAATATTAGGAATTAATGGTTTTCTTGGCTCAAAAGAACCTAAACCACCTGCAATTGCAACAATTTTTGCATGATGTTTTGTGCCTTTATTTGTAGTTACAATAAATGTACCATCATCTTGTTTATCGATTGTTTGGGCTCTTTCACCTAATGTAAAACCAGGCTCAAATTGCTTACTTTGTTCTATTAATTTATGCGTTAAATCTCCTGCTAAAATTTCTGGATATGCTGGAATATCATAAATTGGTTTCTTCGGATAAATTTCTGAACATTGTCCTCCTGGTTGTGGTAAAGCATCAATTAAATGACATTTGAGTTTTAATAAACCTGCTTCAAAAACTGTAAATAATCCTGTTGGACCAGCTCCAATAATTAGTATATCTGTTGTAATCATAATCTTTAATTTCTAATATTTTTATTCAACTAAACTCTTCGTGAATTCGTTTAGTTTTTCTACTTTTTCTTCAAAATTTCCTTTGATCGATTTTCTGTATTCGTTTAGATTCTTAACTAAATCATCAATATTATTTGGAATTACATCTTCAAAAAACTGACGTAATCTTTTGGCAGTTGTTGGCGATTTTCCGTTTGTAGAAATAGCTATTTTTACATTTCCTTTGGTTACAATTCCACCCATATAAAAATCGCAATATGGAGGATTATCAGCAACATTTACCAATATGTTTTGTTCTTTACAATCTTTGTAAACTTCAATATTTACATCAACATTATCTGTCGTGGCAACAACTATATGTTTGTTTGATAAATATGATTTTTCATACTTATCAACAATCATTTTTATTCCAAATTTATTCGCCAATTCTTGAGTTTCTTCTCTAAAAAAGGGAGAAACCATTGTTACTTTCGAATTAGGACTCGACTTCAACAAAAAAGATAATTTCTCTAATGCCACAAAACCTCCACCAACAATTAGGGTTTCTAATTGATTCGTTTTTAAAAAAATTGGATATAATTCGTTTTGTTCCATTATGAAGCAATTAATTCTCTTGAATATTCTTCTTGTACATTCGCTAAAACTGCTCTATGATTCACAACTTCACCCAAAACAATAATTGCAGGATTAGTTAATTCTTTTTCTTTAACCACCTCTAAAATGGTATCTACAGTTCCAATTCCTACTTTTTCGTTACTTCTTGTTCCATTTTGAATGATAGCAACTGGCAAATCGTTTTTATTTTCTTGTTGAAATAGTTTAATGATTTCTGGCAATTTTCCCATTCCCATTAAAACCACAACTGTTGCATTCGATTTTGCAGCCAATGCAACATCATTCGATAATTTATGCTCTTTTGTTGTTCCTGTAATTACCCAAA harbors:
- a CDS encoding homocysteine S-methyltransferase family protein, translating into MSNIYKALQERILVLDGAMGTMLQAYKFTEEDFRGERFKDYPTPLQGNNDLLSITQPEAIKTIHGKYFEAGADIIETNTFSGTTIAMADYQMEDLVYELNYQSAKIAKEVADEFTAKEPHKPRFVAGSIGPTNRTASMSPDVNDPGYRAVTFDELRIAYKQQTEALIDGGADLLLVETVFDTLNAKAALFAIEQVKEERNIDIPVMLSGTITDASGRTLSGQTAEAFLISVSHIPLLSVGFNCALGANLLQPHLEAIANKTDYAISAHPNAGLPNAFGEYDETAEEMGEQIEEYLKKNLINIIGGCCGTSPEHIREIAKIASKYKPRKADALNSVESAN
- the cysM gene encoding cysteine synthase CysM — encoded protein: MKTKSIIDFVGNTPLVEAQQIFKKEGVTLLLKLEGNNPGGSVKDRAAYNMISEALRRKNIKKGDTLVEATSGNTGIALALMAKVLGVNMVLVMPENSTIERVKTMRAYGAKVHLTPQESGMEGSIDYALKLKYKKGYFRLNQFDNTDNSKAHYKTTGPEIWRDTEGEVTHFVSAMGTTGTIMGVSDYLKEQNKNITIIGAQPKDGAKIPGIRKWPEEYLPAIFNRNKVDEVIEVSEEESKEMTQRLAAEEGIFAGMSSGGSVATAIKVAEKLDKGVVVAIICDRGDRYLSSTLFEKE
- the epsC gene encoding serine O-acetyltransferase EpsC, giving the protein MKEVAQKVPVKNYSMCLRDAVEVFTKELINCLFDKNYQEEKGAETKNKFFKILERLSINNEDCSWSAFENSFPELRRKLDLDALFALNSDPAAKSLREVYLAYPGFYAIAVYRLSNQLLKQEIPVLPRMMSEFAHGATGTDIHPGAEIGDSFFIDHATGIVIGETTIIKNNVTIFQGVTLGGIQVKKSMASTKRHPTIENNVIIYANATILGGDVVIGENSIIGANVCITETVLENSVVTVQAENKIFQRN
- a CDS encoding 2Fe-2S iron-sulfur cluster-binding protein; this encodes MQDVNLKITDRNGVTHDVIAPTDMAMNLMEVVRSYELAEEGTIGICGGMAMCASCQCYVKSDHELPEMSDDEDAMLAEAFNVEDNSRLGCQIQITPEINGLEVELAPES
- a CDS encoding NAD(P)/FAD-dependent oxidoreductase, which translates into the protein MITTDILIIGAGPTGLFTVFEAGLLKLKCHLIDALPQPGGQCSEIYPKKPIYDIPAYPEILAGDLTHKLIEQSKQFEPGFTLGERAQTIDKQDDGTFIVTTNKGTKHHAKIVAIAGGLGSFEPRKPLIPNIADFEDKGVEYIIKEPEFYRDKKVVISGGGDSALDWAIFLSNIASEVTLIHRRNEFRGALDSVEKAQELKNLGKINIITPAEVKGILGTDKVTGVAVEKKGEDAFIIDTDHFIPLFGLSPKLGPIGDWGLEIEKNAIKVNNALDYQTNIPGIYAIGDVNTYPGKLKLILCGFHEATLMCQSAYKRIFPDKKYVMKYTTVGGVDGFDGTRKEAPKAVVKAIQ
- a CDS encoding precorrin-2 dehydrogenase/sirohydrochlorin ferrochelatase family protein, translating into MEQNELYPIFLKTNQLETLIVGGGFVALEKLSFLLKSSPNSKVTMVSPFFREETQELANKFGIKMIVDKYEKSYLSNKHIVVATTDNVDVNIEVYKDCKEQNILVNVADNPPYCDFYMGGIVTKGNVKIAISTNGKSPTTAKRLRQFFEDVIPNNIDDLVKNLNEYRKSIKGNFEEKVEKLNEFTKSLVE